The genomic window ATCATTATGATTATAGAGCACATAATCGTGATATGTTGGTGCAAACTGCAAGAATCGAAAACCGATCATCACCAAAAGGACTTAGATCActcatttcaaaatatttgttatacaATGAATCGGTTACCTGGTGAACAGTATCATGGTAGAAATCGTTTAGCATAAGAGCATGTGCCAGACTTCCTGAGAAACTGCGAGCTCCTCCAACATTGGCCTCTGCATATTCCTTGTACGGAAATGCATAGAAATGAGCAGCTGCAGCAATAAGCATTTCCacacatattataaaattttggaagagggctgcttcttcttcatccctTATAAATCCAGATTTagcaaaaaggaaaactagAACACCCTGTAACACAAAAAGGTTCGCCAGACAGAAGAAATACGTTATATATGTATGGAGAATAGCAAAAGTTAATGCCAAAAACCAGATTCAGTGATAGCAAGAGAGTACGAAAAATCACCTGCCAATAGGTTAGAAAGACAACAGACTTTATAATCACAAATTTTGGGACTGGATTGAATGGCTGAAGCAGATCTTTGCATGCCACATAAAAGAGGACCAGCGCGTACAGAGCTACAGTGTATGATATTGTATAGATGATGGTAAGATAGAGATAGGATTGATCAGGGCTAAAATTTCCATCCTTGTATTTCCCTTTTGCATAAAGCACAAGTGTGACAGCAACTAGGATTGGCTTTAGAATAACAAATTGCAGACAACCTTGCTTGCATCGTCTAATAAAACGCCTATATGAAAAGATAATCTTGTATAAGTTACTACATGTTAATTAAGGCAGTCGTCATAGAACTCGAAAACAAGACTCCCACAGATATATCTGGACTAAAATAATCTAATGCTTCTGCTAACCCAGAGTGCATGCAACCAAATGATCATTCATAAAGATCCTTGGCATGGTTTGGTTAAGAATTTAAGAAGTTCCaagattttgtgaaaaaaatcaTAGGAGAAATCAAAGATATATGCAAATGCACTAATATAAGCACAGAGAATGTAGGTTTATTCTGCAAACTAACCCGTCTAATGGTAGTGGTGGGATGCAACACGTCATGAGATGCCAAGATGGCTTCAGAGAGCGACCAGTTAAACTTATAACTACCGAACCTGGGCCTCCAACCCAGGCCAAACACAGCgatagaaaattatatatcaccCATGC from Arabidopsis thaliana chromosome 3, partial sequence includes these protein-coding regions:
- a CDS encoding organic solute transporter ostalpha protein (DUF300) (Protein of unknown function (DUF300); INVOLVED IN: biological_process unknown; LOCATED IN: endomembrane system; EXPRESSED IN: 22 plant structures; EXPRESSED DURING: 13 growth stages; CONTAINS InterPro DOMAIN/s: Protein of unknown function DUF300 (InterPro:IPR005178); BEST Arabidopsis thaliana protein match is: Protein of unknown function (DUF300) (TAIR:AT5G26740.3); Has 926 Blast hits to 920 proteins in 197 species: Archae - 0; Bacteria - 0; Metazoa - 354; Fungi - 191; Plants - 245; Viruses - 0; Other Eukaryotes - 136 (source: NCBI BLink).) → MADLLPIYLIILAFLCTVGAIALALFHIYKHLLNYTEPIYQRYIVRIVFMVPVYALMSFLALVLPKSSIYFNSIREVYEAWVIYNFLSLCLAWVGGPGSVVISLTGRSLKPSWHLMTCCIPPLPLDGRFIRRCKQGCLQFVILKPILVAVTLVLYAKGKYKDGNFSPDQSYLYLTIIYTISYTVALYALVLFYVACKDLLQPFNPVPKFVIIKSVVFLTYWQGVLVFLFAKSGFIRDEEEAALFQNFIICVEMLIAAAAHFYAFPYKEYAEANVGGARSFSGSLAHALMLNDFYHDTVHQFAPTYHDYVLYNHNDGGEEGTRKYRARTFVPTGQEMDAVRKNKHMFGNKIDGVSVSSQSSETSTPKTSGVTYDPARPESMKSSLLVDASDSVSTMYDMSLIDIDISSYPSKVPSANISGGPK